The Streptococcus pantholopis genome has a segment encoding these proteins:
- a CDS encoding GNAT family N-acetyltransferase yields the protein MSGLYLSHGPSELPPEKIIGSLVNHSLEALKEEGIHKAALQVFTENQTANAFWDSVGFTKRKDIIYRNKALSSLCRIDNINKGLVCYTFQFLNFAY from the coding sequence ATGTCGGGGCTATATTTATCACACGGTCCATCCGAACTACCGCCGGAAAAAATAATAGGCAGTTTGGTGAATCACAGTTTAGAAGCCCTGAAAGAAGAAGGGATTCATAAAGCTGCTCTGCAGGTTTTTACCGAAAATCAGACAGCAAATGCCTTTTGGGACAGTGTCGGCTTTACAAAACGAAAGGATATCATCTACCGTAATAAGGCTCTCAGCAGCTTGTGCCGTATAGACAACATAAATAAGGGACTTGTCTGCTACACTTTTCAGTTTTTAAATTTTGCCTATTGA
- the udk gene encoding uridine kinase has protein sequence MAKKPIIIGVTGGSGSGKTSVSRAILSNFPDARIAMIEHDSYYKDQSHLTFEERVTTNYDHPLAFDTAFMIEHLNELIAGRPVDIPIYDYTRHTRSRQSYRQEPQDVFIVEGILVLEDRRLRDLMDIKLFVDTDDDIRLIRRIKRDMQERGRSLDSIIEQYMTVVKPMYHQFIEPTKRYADIVIPEGVSNTVAIDLINTKVASILNPN, from the coding sequence ATGGCTAAAAAACCGATTATTATAGGGGTAACAGGCGGTTCGGGGAGCGGCAAGACAAGTGTATCGCGGGCGATTCTGTCCAATTTTCCTGATGCCCGAATTGCTATGATTGAGCATGATTCTTATTATAAGGATCAAAGCCACCTCACCTTTGAAGAACGTGTAACGACAAATTATGATCATCCTTTAGCTTTCGATACGGCTTTTATGATTGAACACTTAAATGAATTAATTGCTGGACGTCCGGTTGATATTCCTATTTATGATTATACCCGTCATACGCGCAGCCGCCAAAGCTACCGTCAGGAACCGCAGGATGTTTTTATTGTTGAAGGGATTTTAGTGCTGGAAGACCGACGTTTACGGGATTTGATGGATATAAAACTTTTTGTGGACACAGATGATGATATCCGTCTTATCCGCCGTATCAAGAGGGATATGCAGGAGAGAGGCCGCAGTCTGGACAGCATTATTGAGCAGTATATGACAGTTGTTAAGCCAATGTATCATCAATTTATTGAGCCGACAAAGCGCTATGCCGATATCGTTATTCCTGAAGGGGTTTCAAATACTGTAGCCATTGATTTAATCAATACAAAGGTAGCCAGTATTTTAAATCCAAACTAA
- a CDS encoding DEAD/DEAH box helicase, whose translation MISAFPQIWQQKLKENRFTELTPIQKELFDIISQGDNVLGISPTGTGKTLAYLFPSLLKLEKGQAQQLLILAANTELAGQIFKVTKEWAEPLGLRAQLFISGSSQKRQIERLKKGPEILIGTPGRVFELIKLKKIKMMKVDSIILDEYDELLSGSQHSFTDNIIKRAARKQQLIYIGASQPTDKNLLAADTRIIDLSAQIHNHIAHYYIQTDKRSRSELLRKFANIPEFRALVFFNKLSDLGACEERLQYRGAAVASLASDINIKERKAVLEQFKNRELSLLLATDLAARGIDINGLEYVINFETAHDKEVYTHRAGRTGRMGHSGAVITFITHNEELKKLQKFADVSEVYLKNQQLYLKE comes from the coding sequence ATGATTTCTGCATTTCCGCAAATATGGCAACAAAAGTTAAAGGAAAACCGTTTTACCGAACTGACTCCTATTCAAAAGGAACTATTTGACATTATTTCTCAAGGGGATAATGTGCTTGGAATCAGTCCAACAGGTACTGGCAAGACACTGGCTTATCTGTTTCCCAGCCTGCTTAAGTTAGAAAAAGGTCAAGCCCAGCAGCTGCTAATTCTGGCAGCCAATACAGAGCTAGCCGGACAGATTTTTAAAGTTACCAAAGAATGGGCAGAACCGCTCGGTTTAAGGGCACAGCTCTTCATTTCCGGATCCAGTCAAAAACGCCAGATCGAACGGCTCAAAAAAGGGCCTGAAATTCTCATCGGGACACCTGGCCGCGTTTTTGAGCTAATCAAACTCAAAAAAATAAAAATGATGAAAGTAGACAGCATTATTCTCGATGAATATGATGAACTTTTGAGCGGGTCGCAGCACTCCTTTACAGACAATATCATAAAACGTGCTGCCCGTAAGCAGCAGCTGATCTATATAGGAGCAAGTCAGCCAACAGATAAAAATCTGTTGGCAGCTGATACCAGAATCATTGATTTATCTGCTCAAATACACAATCATATTGCCCACTACTACATACAAACAGACAAGCGCAGCCGATCAGAGCTCCTGCGTAAGTTTGCTAATATTCCAGAGTTTCGTGCCCTTGTTTTTTTCAATAAGCTTTCTGATTTAGGGGCCTGTGAAGAAAGACTCCAGTACAGAGGGGCTGCAGTGGCGTCTCTAGCCAGTGATATTAATATCAAGGAACGAAAGGCGGTATTGGAGCAATTTAAAAACAGAGAACTGTCTTTGCTGCTGGCCACAGATTTAGCGGCCAGAGGAATTGATATCAATGGTTTGGAATATGTTATTAACTTTGAAACCGCACATGATAAAGAGGTCTACACACACCGAGCCGGCAGAACCGGCAGAATGGGACATTCAGGTGCTGTTATCACTTTTATCACCCATAATGAAGAATTGAAAAAACTGCAAAAATTTGCTGATGTTTCGGAAGTTTACCTCAAAAACCAGCAGCTCTATTTAAAGGAATAG
- a CDS encoding phosphoenolpyruvate carboxykinase (ATP), with the protein MVTRKQFSPEEMSKDSSYFSPLKTIVETAFYENQVIPIKTLEEAYQLASVAAGTVVLDMPVIHTKELGLPSYARVLLTNSGAIVGRTAKARRIYGRDSEEDERLLTIARSAVYQSHKRKFYKADAIVGLDETFMARAHLMVPEEEINNLYSWLLNFQILDEEFKNRLKVSKQYEEDDIFVFFDPKWSHPDYPDGLAYFDTRHNCVIILGLNYFGELKKATLTLAWGTAARNGYVACHGGLKIFKQKQGKKDNKNYVASFFGLSGSGKSTLTHAKHGNKYDIKVLHDDAFIISVKDGSSVALEPAYFDKTNDYPTGHPEQDYFVTVQNCGVTMDENRRKKLVTEDIRNGNGRTVKSRFATPNRVDRINEPINAIFWIMKDDSLPPLVKINDPVVATTMGCTLMTKRSNAENISGARQSLVIEPFANPFRVYPLVEDYRKFLALFKAGVDCYIINTGQYMGRSIPKNISLNIIEQVVENKGTFKPFGPLNHFEYLDLDGYPVSRFDENYKQLIRERMQVRLNFLLSFNQDNPKTALPVSSISRLEDVIESLSKA; encoded by the coding sequence ATGGTTACACGGAAACAATTTTCACCAGAAGAGATGAGTAAGGACAGTTCCTACTTTTCACCTTTAAAAACGATTGTTGAGACAGCTTTTTATGAAAACCAGGTTATTCCGATTAAGACACTGGAAGAAGCTTATCAGCTGGCTTCGGTAGCAGCAGGAACTGTTGTACTGGATATGCCGGTTATTCATACAAAAGAACTGGGGCTGCCTTCTTATGCTAGGGTATTGCTGACCAACTCAGGAGCGATTGTTGGCAGAACGGCTAAAGCCAGAAGAATTTACGGCAGAGACAGTGAAGAAGATGAACGTTTGTTAACAATTGCCAGAAGTGCCGTCTACCAATCTCATAAAAGAAAATTTTATAAAGCCGATGCCATTGTCGGACTTGATGAGACTTTTATGGCCAGAGCCCATCTGATGGTTCCGGAAGAAGAAATTAATAACCTTTATTCTTGGCTGCTGAACTTTCAGATTTTGGATGAGGAATTTAAGAACCGTCTAAAAGTGTCTAAACAGTATGAAGAAGATGATATTTTTGTTTTCTTTGATCCGAAATGGTCCCATCCTGACTATCCGGATGGTTTGGCTTATTTTGATACCAGACATAATTGTGTCATCATTCTCGGCTTAAATTATTTCGGAGAATTAAAGAAAGCGACACTGACCTTAGCTTGGGGTACTGCGGCGCGGAATGGTTATGTAGCCTGTCATGGCGGCCTTAAGATTTTTAAGCAGAAGCAGGGTAAAAAAGATAACAAAAATTATGTCGCTTCCTTTTTCGGCCTGTCAGGTTCAGGTAAGTCAACCTTAACACACGCTAAGCACGGCAATAAATACGATATCAAAGTTCTGCATGATGACGCCTTTATTATCTCTGTTAAAGATGGCTCCTCGGTTGCTTTAGAACCTGCTTATTTCGATAAAACCAATGATTATCCGACCGGCCATCCGGAGCAGGATTATTTTGTTACTGTCCAGAACTGCGGTGTGACTATGGATGAAAACCGCCGTAAAAAACTTGTTACCGAAGATATCCGCAATGGCAACGGCCGAACCGTTAAATCACGTTTTGCAACTCCTAACCGGGTAGATCGGATTAATGAACCCATTAATGCGATTTTTTGGATTATGAAGGATGATTCACTGCCGCCTTTGGTAAAAATCAATGATCCGGTAGTGGCAACAACCATGGGCTGTACTTTAATGACCAAACGCTCCAATGCAGAAAACATTTCCGGAGCCCGCCAAAGCCTTGTTATTGAGCCTTTTGCCAACCCTTTCAGAGTTTATCCTTTAGTTGAGGATTACCGTAAATTTTTAGCCCTGTTTAAAGCTGGTGTTGACTGCTATATCATTAACACCGGGCAGTATATGGGCAGAAGTATCCCTAAAAATATAAGTCTGAATATTATTGAGCAAGTTGTCGAAAACAAGGGGACATTTAAGCCTTTTGGACCTCTGAATCATTTTGAGTACTTAGATTTGGATGGCTACCCGGTTTCGCGTTTTGATGAGAATTATAAACAGCTGATTCGCGAGAGAATGCAGGTTCGTTTGAATTTTTTGCTGTCCTTTAACCAAGACAATCCTAAAACAGCTCTGCCTGTAAGTTCTATTTCGCGCTTAGAGGATGTTATTGAAAGTTTGTCTAAAGCATAG
- a CDS encoding NADP-dependent glyceraldehyde-3-phosphate dehydrogenase, protein MTKQYKNYVNGEWKLSQDEIKIYAPASGEELGSVPAMSTDEVDYVYASAKAAFPAWRALSYVERANYIRKAADILYSKAEAIGSVLSKEIAKGLKSSVGEVTRTVEIMEFAAAEGVRTQGEVLEGGSFEAASKRKISVVRREPVGLVLAISPFNYPVNLAGSKIAPALITGNVVAFKPPTQGSISGLLLAEAFAEAGLPAGVFNTITGRGSVIGDYIVEHKAVDFINFTGSTPVGENIGRLAGMRPIMLELGGKDAAIVLEDADLELTAKQIVDGAFGYSGQRCTAVKRVLVMDSIADKLAELIVERVANLTVGMPEDNTDITPLIDTKAADYVEGLILDAKEQGATALTELKREGNTIYPAVFDNVTTDMRLAWEEPFGPVLPIIRVQSAEEAIHIANQSEFGLQSAVFTNDYPLAFKIAEQLEVGTVHINNKTQRGTDNFPFLGAKKSGVNTQGVKYSIEAMTRIKSVVLDIKP, encoded by the coding sequence TTGACTAAACAATATAAGAATTATGTCAATGGGGAGTGGAAACTCTCACAGGATGAAATTAAAATCTATGCCCCTGCTTCTGGTGAGGAACTCGGTTCTGTTCCTGCAATGAGCACAGATGAAGTAGACTATGTCTATGCTTCTGCAAAAGCAGCTTTTCCGGCTTGGCGAGCGCTTTCTTACGTAGAGCGGGCAAATTATATCCGCAAGGCCGCTGATATCTTGTACAGCAAAGCTGAGGCCATTGGTTCTGTTCTTTCTAAAGAAATAGCTAAAGGGCTTAAATCGTCTGTCGGTGAAGTGACACGTACCGTAGAAATTATGGAGTTTGCAGCTGCCGAAGGTGTTCGGACGCAAGGTGAAGTGCTTGAAGGCGGCAGTTTTGAAGCAGCCAGCAAGAGAAAGATTTCGGTTGTCCGCCGTGAACCGGTGGGGCTTGTTTTAGCCATTTCGCCTTTTAACTATCCGGTCAACCTAGCCGGTTCGAAAATTGCACCGGCTCTTATTACAGGGAATGTAGTGGCCTTTAAACCGCCGACGCAAGGGTCTATCTCCGGACTTCTTTTAGCAGAAGCTTTTGCTGAAGCCGGGCTGCCTGCTGGTGTTTTCAATACGATTACCGGACGGGGTTCTGTTATCGGTGATTATATTGTTGAGCACAAAGCGGTTGACTTTATCAACTTTACTGGTTCAACACCTGTTGGTGAAAATATCGGCCGTTTGGCTGGTATGCGCCCGATTATGCTGGAATTAGGTGGTAAGGATGCAGCTATTGTCCTTGAGGATGCTGATCTTGAACTGACAGCTAAACAGATTGTTGACGGTGCTTTTGGTTACTCCGGTCAGCGCTGTACAGCTGTTAAGCGTGTGCTGGTCATGGACAGTATAGCTGATAAGCTGGCTGAGCTTATTGTTGAGCGGGTGGCTAACTTAACGGTTGGTATGCCTGAAGACAATACGGATATTACACCTCTGATTGATACTAAAGCTGCTGATTATGTCGAAGGTCTTATCCTTGATGCAAAAGAACAAGGTGCAACAGCTCTTACTGAACTTAAGCGTGAAGGAAACACTATTTATCCGGCAGTCTTTGATAATGTGACGACTGATATGCGTTTGGCTTGGGAGGAACCGTTTGGTCCGGTTCTGCCGATTATCCGTGTTCAGTCTGCTGAAGAAGCTATCCATATTGCTAACCAATCTGAATTCGGTCTGCAAAGTGCGGTCTTCACAAATGATTATCCGCTGGCCTTTAAGATTGCTGAACAGCTTGAAGTCGGTACGGTTCATATTAATAACAAAACACAGCGCGGAACAGATAATTTCCCATTCTTGGGAGCTAAGAAATCCGGTGTGAATACACAGGGAGTTAAATACTCAATCGAAGCTATGACCAGAATTAAGTCTGTTGTCTTGGATATCAAACCGTAA
- the ptsP gene encoding phosphoenolpyruvate--protein phosphotransferase gives MTEMLKGIAASDGVAVAKAYLLVQPDLSFETVTVEDTNAEEARLDAALEASQNELSVIREQAVETLGEEAAAVFDAHLMVLADPEMITQIKETIRTKQTNAESSLKEVTDMFITIFEGMEDNPYMQERAADIRDVSKRVLAHLLGVKLPNPAAIAEESVVIAHDLTPSDTAQLNKQFVKAFVTNIGGRTSHSAIMARTLEIAAVLGTNDITSRVKDGDIIAANGITGEVIINPTDEQIAEFKAAGEAYAKQKAEWALLKDAKTVTADGKHFELAANIGTPKDVDGVNDNGSEAVGLYRTEFLYMDSQDFPTEDEQYEAYKAVLEGMKGKPVVVRTMDIGGDKELPYFDLPKEMNPFLGFRALRISISETGDQMFRTQIRALLRASVHGQLRIMFPMVALLKEFRAAKAVFDEEKANLKAEGIAVSDDIQVGIMIEIPAAAMLADQFAKEVDFFSIGTNDLIQYTMAADRMNEQVSYLYQPYNPSILRLINNVIKAAHAEGKWAGMCGEMAGDQTAVPLLVGMGLDEFSMSATSVLRTRSLMKKLDTAKMKELAQRALTECATLDEVLELEKEYVDFD, from the coding sequence ATGACAGAAATGCTTAAAGGAATTGCCGCATCTGATGGTGTTGCTGTTGCCAAAGCATATCTGCTCGTTCAACCGGATTTGTCGTTTGAGACTGTAACAGTCGAAGATACAAACGCAGAAGAGGCTCGTTTAGATGCAGCGCTGGAGGCATCACAGAACGAGCTTTCTGTTATCCGTGAACAGGCTGTAGAGACGCTTGGTGAAGAAGCAGCTGCTGTTTTTGATGCTCATTTGATGGTCCTTGCTGACCCAGAAATGATTACACAAATCAAAGAGACCATTCGGACTAAGCAGACTAATGCAGAAAGCAGCCTCAAGGAAGTGACCGATATGTTTATCACTATCTTTGAAGGCATGGAAGATAATCCGTACATGCAGGAACGTGCCGCAGATATCCGCGATGTTTCGAAACGTGTCCTAGCCCACCTGCTCGGTGTTAAACTTCCAAATCCTGCAGCTATTGCTGAAGAATCGGTGGTTATTGCTCATGATTTGACACCATCGGATACGGCACAGTTAAATAAACAATTTGTTAAGGCTTTTGTTACCAATATCGGCGGGCGGACCAGCCATTCTGCTATTATGGCCCGTACGCTTGAGATTGCCGCTGTTCTTGGAACCAATGATATTACTAGCCGTGTTAAAGATGGTGATATTATTGCTGCCAATGGTATAACAGGAGAGGTCATCATTAACCCGACTGATGAGCAAATTGCTGAATTCAAGGCGGCCGGCGAAGCTTATGCCAAACAAAAAGCTGAGTGGGCTCTGCTCAAAGATGCTAAAACTGTTACTGCTGATGGTAAACATTTTGAATTGGCAGCTAATATCGGCACGCCAAAAGATGTTGACGGGGTTAATGATAACGGATCAGAAGCAGTGGGACTTTACCGTACTGAGTTTCTTTATATGGACTCTCAGGACTTCCCAACCGAAGATGAACAGTACGAAGCTTATAAGGCTGTTCTTGAAGGAATGAAGGGGAAACCTGTTGTTGTCCGGACGATGGATATTGGCGGAGATAAAGAGCTCCCTTACTTCGATCTTCCCAAAGAAATGAACCCTTTCCTTGGTTTCCGCGCTTTGCGTATTTCTATCTCTGAGACCGGGGACCAAATGTTCCGCACGCAGATCCGTGCGCTTCTTAGAGCCTCGGTTCATGGACAGCTCCGTATTATGTTCCCTATGGTTGCCCTTCTGAAAGAATTCCGTGCTGCTAAGGCCGTATTTGACGAAGAAAAAGCCAATCTAAAAGCTGAAGGGATTGCTGTTTCAGATGATATTCAAGTCGGTATCATGATTGAAATCCCGGCTGCAGCAATGCTGGCTGACCAATTTGCCAAGGAAGTGGACTTCTTCTCAATCGGAACGAATGACCTGATTCAGTATACTATGGCTGCTGACCGTATGAATGAACAGGTATCCTATCTTTACCAGCCATATAACCCATCTATTCTCCGTTTGATTAATAATGTCATCAAAGCTGCTCATGCAGAAGGCAAATGGGCCGGTATGTGCGGTGAAATGGCCGGTGATCAGACAGCTGTACCGCTTCTTGTCGGTATGGGATTGGATGAATTCTCCATGTCGGCAACTTCAGTTCTTCGCACACGCAGTTTAATGAAAAAATTGGACACAGCTAAAATGAAAGAGCTGGCTCAGCGTGCACTGACTGAATGTGCGACACTGGATGAAGTTTTGGAACTTGAAAAAGAATACGTTGATTTTGACTAA
- a CDS encoding phosphocarrier protein HPr, with product MASKDFHIVAETGIHARPATLLVQTASKFASDITLDYKGKAVNLKSIMGVMSLGVGQGADVTISAEGADADDALAAIEETMTKEGLA from the coding sequence ATGGCTTCAAAAGATTTTCACATTGTTGCAGAAACAGGAATTCATGCACGTCCGGCTACATTACTGGTACAAACAGCTAGTAAATTTGCCTCAGATATTACTTTGGATTACAAAGGCAAAGCAGTAAACCTTAAGTCAATTATGGGAGTTATGAGCCTTGGTGTTGGTCAAGGTGCCGATGTCACTATCTCTGCAGAAGGTGCTGATGCTGATGATGCCCTTGCAGCAATCGAAGAAACAATGACTAAAGAAGGATTGGCATAA
- a CDS encoding GntR family transcriptional regulator has product MNPYIEVVKQNFQQSSRKTLKESLYDAFRKTIILREIPAGERINEKEYAEWLNISRTPIRYALQELTKEGLVEHIPKIGTVVKGISISDAYEIFDIRTALDTLATIKAAQLMTAEDFNELKELLEYGNYLDRTDQVDLLLKNFSDFNAFIYDKSQMPRMKNIAETLREYLLYFRDVSIRAAERRHIALEEHWQLYEAMKERDEETIRKVTSRHLDHSLTFIIQEMEKRQID; this is encoded by the coding sequence ATGAATCCATATATTGAAGTTGTTAAACAAAATTTTCAGCAGAGCTCGCGGAAGACTTTAAAAGAATCGCTATATGATGCTTTTCGTAAAACGATTATCCTCAGAGAAATCCCTGCTGGTGAACGTATCAATGAAAAAGAGTATGCTGAATGGCTTAATATCAGCCGTACTCCTATTCGCTATGCCCTTCAGGAACTGACTAAAGAAGGCCTTGTAGAGCATATTCCAAAAATTGGGACGGTTGTCAAAGGAATCAGTATTTCTGATGCTTATGAAATTTTTGATATTCGGACTGCCCTTGATACTTTAGCCACAATCAAAGCCGCACAATTAATGACGGCTGAAGACTTTAATGAGCTAAAAGAACTTTTGGAGTACGGCAACTACCTTGACCGCACCGATCAAGTCGATCTTCTCCTTAAAAATTTTTCTGATTTCAATGCGTTTATCTACGACAAAAGTCAGATGCCCCGTATGAAAAATATCGCTGAAACATTGAGAGAGTATCTTTTATATTTCAGAGATGTTTCAATCCGGGCAGCTGAGCGCCGCCACATTGCTTTAGAAGAGCACTGGCAGCTCTACGAGGCTATGAAAGAACGAGATGAAGAAACCATCAGAAAAGTCACATCAAGACATCTTGACCACTCCTTAACATTTATCATTCAGGAAATGGAGAAACGTCAAATTGACTGA
- the citG gene encoding triphosphoribosyl-dephospho-CoA synthase CitG, which produces MTDQFHQKLAALATSALLYELSLTPKPGLVDRSNNGAHQDMDFPLFIKSSMSLLPFFEDYAKAGLNHTGSLQALFDQSRSIGIRAEQAMFRATKGVNTHKGANFSFALVLSATGYFLKHHSKTLPLLPADSQAILQLIPAICSSSLEEDFQHIDRQNLSYGEKLYLEHGLKGIRGEAASGYPTLQNLLLPALRQSLVHNSADEAFHKATLLLMANIEDGNLIHRGGIAAWQEVKRQTQEALSQNLSAEQLRKWLSDYDCCLIQKNLSPGGTADFLALGYFFMQAEGLI; this is translated from the coding sequence TTGACTGATCAATTCCACCAAAAACTAGCTGCCTTGGCTACTTCTGCTCTCCTCTATGAGCTTAGTCTGACTCCTAAGCCCGGTTTAGTGGACCGCTCCAATAACGGTGCCCACCAGGACATGGATTTCCCGCTTTTTATTAAAAGCAGTATGAGCCTGCTTCCATTCTTCGAGGATTATGCAAAGGCTGGACTGAACCACACCGGTTCTTTGCAAGCCTTATTTGATCAATCACGGTCAATTGGAATACGGGCTGAGCAGGCTATGTTCAGAGCCACAAAAGGGGTCAATACACATAAAGGGGCAAATTTTTCCTTTGCCCTTGTTCTCAGTGCGACGGGATATTTTTTAAAACATCATTCCAAAACTCTTCCCCTGTTACCTGCGGACAGCCAAGCGATTCTGCAGCTTATCCCAGCCATCTGCAGTTCTTCCCTGGAGGAGGATTTTCAGCATATTGACAGACAAAATCTTTCCTACGGAGAAAAACTTTATTTAGAGCACGGACTAAAAGGAATCAGGGGGGAAGCAGCCAGCGGCTATCCAACTCTTCAGAACCTCCTGCTCCCAGCATTAAGGCAAAGTTTAGTGCACAACTCAGCCGATGAAGCTTTTCACAAAGCTACTTTGCTTCTCATGGCGAACATTGAGGATGGGAATCTCATCCACAGAGGAGGAATTGCAGCCTGGCAGGAGGTCAAGAGGCAAACTCAAGAGGCGCTCAGTCAAAACCTATCAGCTGAGCAGCTCCGCAAATGGCTCTCTGACTATGACTGCTGCCTTATCCAAAAAAATCTCAGTCCTGGAGGAACGGCTGATTTTCTGGCACTTGGCTATTTCTTTATGCAGGCAGAGGGGCTTATCTAG
- the citX gene encoding citrate lyase holo-[acyl-carrier protein] synthase yields the protein MFSFGSSVSLQEVLAGREWRLERQKQLLGLYRDMVLLDFKCNIPGPIKNNASIERLFQHGLEAIIQLLNGHKILILHQQVKNAKVGPEAFLVVDSTAEALKGLMIAFEESSPLARLYDSDVLYRDPHYLEPMSLSRQELGYPQRTCLICDRPAKECGRSRQHSVEEMQAAIERLCQAYLP from the coding sequence ATGTTTTCATTTGGTTCGTCAGTGTCATTGCAGGAGGTTTTAGCAGGCAGGGAATGGCGGTTAGAACGCCAGAAGCAGTTGCTGGGGCTTTATAGGGACATGGTTCTTCTTGATTTCAAATGTAATATCCCAGGCCCGATCAAGAATAATGCTTCTATTGAGCGCTTATTCCAGCATGGCTTAGAAGCGATTATCCAATTATTAAACGGGCATAAGATTTTGATTCTTCACCAACAAGTGAAGAATGCTAAGGTAGGGCCGGAGGCCTTTTTAGTAGTGGATTCGACAGCTGAAGCTTTGAAAGGTTTGATGATTGCTTTTGAGGAATCTTCACCACTTGCCAGATTATATGACAGTGATGTTTTGTACCGGGATCCTCATTATTTGGAACCCATGAGTTTATCCCGCCAAGAATTAGGCTATCCTCAGAGAACGTGTTTGATTTGTGACAGACCTGCTAAAGAGTGTGGGCGCAGCAGGCAGCATTCTGTTGAGGAGATGCAGGCTGCCATAGAAAGACTGTGCCAAGCTTATTTGCCATAA
- a CDS encoding 2-hydroxycarboxylate transporter family protein gives MKNVKFLGLPPYLAAVLIVICVTAMYMGALPTDLGGAFAIMLSIGVVFNEIGKRIPIWNTYIGGGLVLAFLGSSALVYFNVIPKTYVEAMNWATEDANFLTLFIVILITGSILGLERKLLLKSMAGYIPAILGGVAGAALLGIITGLLFGINPADVVIRYVLPVMGGGNGAGAVPLSQIYEKTTGQPAASYYSFAITILTIANIFAIIAAGLLNGIGKRATALTGDGKTLMRNSEEIAAEKDDVKLSMIDYGGAFLLSLTFYALGCLFSEVLLPTIFGVQIHTFAYMIVFVVIANALGLIPAYVRKAATVLQSFFTKNMILIIMVGVGIDTDLGELASAITFSNVVMALMIIIGAILGSAIIGYLVGFYPIDSAVTAGLCMANRGGSGDLAVLGASERMDLISYAQLSSRLGGGLVLVIGSIVFGMFL, from the coding sequence ATGAAAAACGTGAAATTTCTAGGTTTGCCGCCTTATCTGGCGGCGGTATTGATTGTCATCTGTGTGACAGCTATGTACATGGGTGCCTTGCCGACTGATTTGGGCGGAGCCTTTGCTATTATGCTTTCAATCGGAGTCGTCTTCAATGAAATTGGGAAACGCATTCCTATTTGGAACACTTACATCGGAGGCGGGCTGGTGCTGGCCTTTCTCGGAAGTTCGGCCTTAGTTTATTTTAATGTTATCCCGAAAACTTATGTTGAAGCCATGAATTGGGCCACAGAAGATGCTAATTTTCTGACACTGTTTATCGTTATTTTGATTACAGGCTCTATTTTGGGACTTGAACGAAAACTCCTGCTCAAATCAATGGCTGGCTATATTCCAGCTATTTTAGGAGGGGTTGCCGGTGCGGCTCTTCTGGGGATTATTACAGGACTTTTATTTGGGATAAATCCAGCAGATGTAGTCATTCGGTATGTTCTTCCGGTTATGGGCGGCGGTAATGGTGCCGGTGCAGTGCCGCTCAGCCAAATTTATGAAAAAACGACTGGTCAGCCGGCAGCCAGCTACTATAGTTTTGCGATTACGATTTTGACCATTGCAAATATTTTTGCTATTATTGCCGCCGGTCTTCTTAACGGTATTGGTAAAAGAGCCACTGCTTTAACTGGTGACGGCAAGACTTTAATGAGAAATTCAGAGGAGATTGCTGCAGAAAAAGATGATGTTAAACTCTCTATGATTGACTATGGCGGTGCTTTCCTGCTGTCCTTGACTTTCTATGCTTTAGGCTGCCTCTTTAGCGAAGTGCTGCTGCCAACAATCTTTGGTGTTCAAATCCATACCTTTGCTTACATGATTGTCTTTGTGGTGATAGCAAATGCTTTAGGTCTTATTCCTGCTTACGTTCGTAAGGCTGCTACTGTTCTTCAAAGTTTCTTTACGAAAAATATGATTTTAATTATTATGGTTGGGGTAGGAATCGATACAGATCTTGGAGAACTGGCTTCAGCTATCACCTTCTCAAACGTTGTAATGGCCTTAATGATTATTATAGGAGCGATTTTAGGATCAGCCATTATCGGTTACTTAGTTGGCTTCTATCCGATTGACTCAGCTGTCACAGCTGGCCTATGTATGGCTAATCGCGGCGGTTCCGGCGACTTAGCAGTTCTTGGTGCTTCTGAACGGATGGATTTGATTTCCTATGCACAGCTGTCTTCACGTCTAGGTGGCGGTTTAGTGCTGGTTATCGGAAGTATTGTCTTTGGAATGTTCTTGTAA